In Deltaproteobacteria bacterium, the DNA window GATTTTGGCGCTCGATGTGTCGCGGCTTGAGGCCGGGTTCATTCTCTTGGAAGTCGACTACATCGGCGCTGAGAAGGCGCTGATCGCGACGCAACGCTATTCGCCATTTGAAATCGCTCTCGGTTGGACCGTCGATCTGCAAAAGGATCATTTCGTCGGCGCTAAGGCGCTGCGCCAAGCGCAGCAAGCCGGTCCGGCGCGCCAGATTGTCGGACTGGAAATCGTTCTCGACGACTACGAGTATCTTTACAAACAGGCCGGCTTGGCGCCGCAATATCCGCTGGCGGCGTGGCGCGGCGGCGTGCCGGTGTACAAAGACGATCGCCAAGTCGGCCATGCCACCACCGGCGCCTGGTCGCCGACCTTAAAAAAATATCTCGCGCTGGCGACTATTGAAAAAGGTTTAGCTGAGCCGGGTACCAAGCTCGATTTGGAAGTGACCGTTGAATACGCGCGCAAGCAAACCGGCGTGACGGTGGTTAAGACGCCGTTTTTCGACCCAGCGCGCAAGCGCGCCATCGCATAATCGCCAACCTCTATCGCACCGGCCGAATCGCCACGTTGCGGCTCGCCAGATATTTTTTGCACTCGCCGATGGAATATTCGCGAAAGTGAAAGATCGACGCGGCCAGCGCCGCGCTGGCGTTACCTTCGGTTAATCCCTCATAGATATGTTCGAGGTTGCCGACGCCGCCCGAAGCGATCACTGGAATTCCCACGCTGTCGGCAATCGCCCGCGTCAGCGGTAAATCATAACCGGCTTTGGTGCCGTCGCGGTCCATGCTGGTGAGCAAGATTTCACCGGCACCATTTTTTTCCATGCGCCGCGCCCATTCGATGGCGTCAATTCTAGTAGCGTTTCTTCCGCCGTGGGTAAAAACTTCCCAGTGGTCGGCGACCCGCTTGGCGTCGATGGCGACGACGATGCATTGGCTGCCGTAGGTTTCCGCCGCTTCGCGGACGAACTCCGGGCGATTGACCGCGCCGGTGTTGATCGAAACCTTG includes these proteins:
- the hisF gene encoding imidazole glycerol phosphate synthase subunit HisF → MLAKRIIPCLDVKAGRVVKGVKFIGLRDAGDPVEIARVYDLEGADELCYLDITASHENRGIILDVVARTAEQVFMPLTVGGGINKLEDIRALLQAGADKVSINTGAVNRPEFVREAAETYGSQCIVVAIDAKRVADHWEVFTHGGRNATRIDAIEWARRMEKNGAGEILLTSMDRDGTKAGYDLPLTRAIADSVGIPVIASGGVGNLEHIYEGLTEGNASAALAASIFHFREYSIGECKKYLASRNVAIRPVR